The DNA region aaaaatccaATTATCGACTgcattttgttgtaaatactcttaaagtaaataatgcgTCAAAACATATTTGTGTGTCAAtagcttaatatttattgcacaTTTACAGCTATATTTAGATTTACTTTTTCACTGATAcctaatttaatctaaaaatgatTTGATTCACATTGAGAAAAATGCAGCTTATGATAAGTGTACATAATTGATTTCTTGTGTTACCACTTACAATTatgctattttatatttgcttttatgtttataatttaattcactaTCGTAttacttctaaaataaattaccatttaatgtagtttattgtatatttttttaattgttgttttatatatataattacatgTAGTCTACACACGAAACTTAacttaatctaaatttttgttaGAACATTTTATACGGAATAAAAACGTAGTagataacaattttgtttgaaataaactgatttatatgtttacaataaattaacattgaaattatatacatacatatatttaattaatattaaaattcctgttaaatgaataattaattttatcggaCAAACTAATTTTGAAGCCGATCAAACAAAAGACGTTCTTTTACACAactgaatgtttatttacacaaaatagttgaaaataaCCGTCactactgaaaataaattcctaatggtttagttaaatttaattaaaactcacaaatgtattttaataatcaagttgttgaagattaaaataaagcaGTTTTGTTTgcttacttaattattattaattatgtaatgtaTATCAAGATTATTTTTGTTGGATAAGCAAATTGCccgaaaaaaatatgtttttattcaaataagtaTTCCTTTTGAgcggaaaaaatataatttttttctttatattatatttaaaacaaagaattaattcaaatcaaggtttgctattaattatatctgATAATTATCTTGGTACTTATTTCTAACGAGTGCGTATGGAATTAGTTATCAGTTGCTAATTATATCCAGGTCGAgtacattttgttaaaaaatctaattatacgcagaagattatttaaagaagaaaTCCAACATTCCACCAATacctcttttaaaaatttgttcaactTATTTTGCCTGAGTTCAAAATTTCCATAGtgttattatgttataaataaatactcatTCAGCCTTTTTTGTAGTCTCTTTATAAGTTTGTATTTTATGATGTTAACcttgatttttcattattattggtgtctattattttatttatattcactatttaacttaataatatcttctgttgatttttattaatgagactcattataatttgtgataaagAACATTTAACATCTACTTAAACCATCCTTTATCTTGTATCTCTGCAAGAACTCCacaacataaacaaaataattgttttgaatgtacaaaaattgataattattcgactattactattttaaatgtattagaaTAGTTTGTAAATGACGATGCATTGTTGCAGTGGATTCTGAGATGTCTATGGCGGCGAACAATCCGCTTTCGGCAACGCTGATCACCAACAATCCCGGAAGCGTGGCTGCCATCAGCCAGCACTGTGCCATATGTGGAGACCGGGCGACCGGAAAACACTACGGGGCAGCCTCCTGCGACGGCTGCAAGGGTTTCTTCAGGAGGTCCGTCAGGAAGAACCATCTGTACACGTGCAGGTAATGTCACGACcgtttttttatgatttcttaattttttacattaattcataaataacatTGTCAAAAGTTAACAAACACTTAATTGGTTTGACGTTCGcggttaattatttcttagcTCTCAAGGTAACTCGTTCTGGGTATTGGTGTTAATGGGATTTTGATTCCGTGAAAATATgctcttaaaaatttattgttttaggaTTGTGTTTGTCCTAAAGTCCGCGAGCCtgaatgtattattatatttttaggatTTGCGTCATTAGggatttctgaaaaaaaaaacaaataacttgaaatagatttttgaatattattagttCGTTtcgaatacataatttaactttCGACATGTCTCAATACTGGATTtttcaagttataattaatatgtgcaTCACAATTCTGTTtcctttcattttattataattaatgtctttattcatttattagttGGTTTACTGCGAACGATTCATTCTGCTCatgcttgtttatttttataaacttatcgTGTATGCAAATTAATCTTATTTGATAcagaaagttaattatttaattagaataatcgATATGTGGCAATATGACACTTTTAtgatattagttaaataaattattttttaatgattctaGAAAGAGACTTATTTTCTACATTAAGACCTTGTTAGTtacaattatgtttaattatgcaGATAttaactgtataaataaatattttaatgaaacagaAATTGTAGTGTCCAATGATGAggcactttttattaattgcatgAACGTAAtgactaattaaaaacacaaaacttTATGATAACATATGTGTCATTGCAAtagttaaactaaattatacattaatgacaataaaaatgttttgttacaGATTTAACAGGAATTGTGTGGTGGACAAAGATAAGAGAAATCAATGTCGATATTGCAGATTGAGGAAATGCTTCAAAGCTGGCATGAAAAAAGAAGGTAATACACGTTTCCTCCCATAACATgtgttaatgaattaaatgtaACCATTTTGTGTTGCAGCTGTGCAAAACGAAAGGGACAGAATCAGTTGCAGAAGACCAAGTTACGAAGAGAACAACCAAAACAATGGTCTGTCCGTTGGATCCTTGCTGAACGCCGAAATGTTGTCGAGACAAGTTGGTGCCGCATTAGAGGTTGGTAGTACTAATCTGGTACAACTCATTTGTCATTCTGGTATCTGGCAAATTCCGGTTAAAGTTTTTTTACGGGTTGTATCTTCATTTCCTCTTGATTTTTGTGGTTTTGCCTTGAGTATATCACATATAAGGAAACTCGTAAATATTGTGATCTGCTTTAGTAAGAGTATTCTCTGGAATACCATGCCATGCATGTTATTATTGTCAATTGTGTCGCAATATTCTCTGATGATTGCTGTAAAAATAGCGCACAATTTGTAAGATGCCATTACTTCTGAATGTGTTTGTTTACTTCTCATTTATCATATCAACATTAATCATTAAaggcaatttatttatttaattatcaaattcaaGGCAAATGTGAATCACTCCTTAAATACGCAATATAAACTATAACTAAACTGTATACAAAAAAACTGTTTGAAATGCAATGCCactttaaactaatattgtattaattcatTGTTTCCAGCAAATGGGCCCAACGCCAGTAAATGATCACGACTTGTCGAATAGACAGTTAGCCAATATTAATGACGTATGTGATTCAATGAagcaacaattattaatattagtagaATGGGCTAAATATATTCCTGCCTTCACGGATCTCCAACTTGATGACCaggtaattacaaaaattgtccGCAAAACGGACTTTTTCAACATTATAACTGTTCacacgtttattttatatttatattcatattaaccatataataatttaacataacaaCCGAAAAAACATGCTGATGAGGAATAACTTAAGAAAATATGTCAATGAATATCTCACGGCTTATACAATCTCTTCGGCACGTTGTGCCGCAGAAATATTTCGTCAATGGCCAAAAATTTTCCGCTTGTAACCTGGTTTTGGAAGATTGTCGCAAAAAAAAAAGACACAACGGCGGCGGTTTTAACACCGGTTCTTTCACGTGACACACGACAGTCGGAGGAACAATTTATAACGCCGACCACATATAATtacgtatttataattttgttaaaaataattatgtaaggCAATTTTTTGGAAAGGAATCCCCACTTACTCGGCCACCGACACGGACAACATATCATGTCGTGTTATTAAAGCTGTACAATTTCACTCCAGGTGAagagaaaaaattaactagGAAATTAGCAGCAGAACTTTCAATCACGGATGATTCACGTGTTCGCCAAACAACGTTTGGAGGTCAATGAGCCTCCTTCTGTGGCGAGATTCCCCCGATGCAACACGTGTATTCAGCCGGTTTTTCGCACAGGTGGAGAACTGTGTCATGTCTACACGCGTTATATAAAATCCTCGCTAAAGTTCGGCACCGTTTTGTTGTCGCGAAGGTGCTATTTGGAATAAGGCTAATAATTtgtgttgtttgttgttttgaAACTTCATTGCGAGCAGGATTTtgcaattaatattctattttgatCGTGTTTCGAACAAGGAAAAATGCCAAATTCAACACAAATAAACGTTTGTGTACTATTAAGTAACATACATGTTTTTCccaagtatttttaaattaaatatgttagatTGTTGCCactcaaaaacaatttattttcgcCAATTTAACACATGCAGACGGTGCATGATAGGAAAGTAGcgtctacaattttttttaaggtgAAATCGAAGCATTAACAAAATTGCTAATTAGGTATATTTACCTTGAaaggtttttataaaatggtaatttattcatatttaagtgattatttatttattaactggaatagtgttataaaaatagCATAATATgtgattcattttttttttggatcaAGTTATTGAAAAGTTGGAGTGGGTCGCAGGAAAACAAGCGcctgttttctttatttccaACTGCGCACATGGATAACGAATCACCGGATCAATCAATTCAATGGTAAATCGCCGCAATGAATGAACATATTTCTGGTGGTTACTCACTTAGCTATGTTAATCGGTTGTGAGTAATTTTCGTCATTCATTCACTTATTTTCTCTGTTTTGCATTACAGGTGGCCTTATTAAGGGCACACGCTGGCGAGCATCTGTTACTTGGCCTGGCCAGGCGCTCCATGCACCTCAAGGACGTGCTGCTGCTGGGAAACAATTGCATTATCACGAAACAATGCCCAGGTAAAGAGGAATTGGCATTTTttgattggattttttttttctccagTAATTGACTCCATGAAAAAGACACGACAATGACAGGActttgtttaacatttaatggTTTCGCTGTTTTAGATGAGTCGGTCTTATTCATGGATTTAGCTGTTGTACTCACCACCCGTTTTGGATTTTTGTGCATGTTCTCATTACTCATTCTGTTATATCATAGCTATTACTAAACTGGAGGTGATAGCTATAGGCACACTTTAGCTTATTGAGCAT from Aethina tumida isolate Nest 87 chromosome 1, icAetTumi1.1, whole genome shotgun sequence includes:
- the LOC109599515 gene encoding hepatocyte nuclear factor 4-gamma isoform X8; translation: MGLFEVDSEMSMAANNPLSATLITNNPGSVAAISQHCAICGDRATGKHYGAASCDGCKGFFRRSVRKNHLYTCRFNRNCVVDKDKRNQCRYCRLRKCFKAGMKKEAVQNERDRISCRRPSYEENNQNNGLSVGSLLNAEMLSRQVGAALEQMGPTPVNDHDLSNRQLANINDVCDSMKQQLLILVEWAKYIPAFTDLQLDDQVALLRAHAGEHLLLGLARRSMHLKDVLLLGNNCIITKQCPGRLSTVAAMLPDQRTLSPDLSIARVGTRIMDELVKPMTEVQIDDTEFACLKAIVFFDPNAKGLSEPARIKALRYQIQINLEDYISDRQYESRGRFGELLLTLPALQSITCQMIEQIQFAKLFGMAHIDSLLQEMLLGEPFLGASGENNPALVVPAQANTNYHSTSDSADSPITSPTTTPSSPTDHLINGNINSPPTSGATTVMIMSEITNLDDPPYAMDFKQEPIHEEPTY